In a single window of the Thermus amyloliquefaciens genome:
- a CDS encoding acyl-CoA dehydrogenase family protein codes for MPIDFSLTEEQRQLQALARRFAKEVILPVAQEYDEKEEVPWPIIEKLHEVGLLNAIIPEEYGGMGLKMLDEVIVGEELAYACMGIYTIPMASDLGITPVLLAGTEEQKRRFLTPLTHKPALAAFALSEPGNGSDAAALKTRAVRQGDHYLLNGTKMWISNGGEAEWVVVFATLNPELRHKGVVALVVEKGTPGFSAVKIHGKMGQRASGTYELVFENVKVPVENRLGEEGEGFKIAMNTLNKTRIPVAAGSVGVARRALDEAKKYAKEREAFGQPIANFQAIQFKLADMLIGIETARMYTYYAAWLADQGLPHAHASAIAKAYASEIAFEAANQAIQIHGGYGYVREFPVEKLLRDVKLNQIYEGTNEIQRLIIARHILAE; via the coding sequence ATGCCCATAGACTTCAGCCTCACCGAGGAACAACGCCAGCTCCAGGCCCTGGCCCGGCGGTTCGCCAAAGAGGTGATCCTGCCCGTGGCCCAGGAATACGACGAGAAGGAAGAGGTGCCCTGGCCCATCATTGAAAAACTCCACGAGGTAGGCCTCCTGAACGCCATCATCCCCGAGGAATACGGGGGGATGGGCCTCAAAATGCTGGACGAGGTCATCGTGGGGGAGGAGCTGGCCTACGCCTGCATGGGTATCTACACCATCCCCATGGCCAGCGACCTGGGCATCACCCCCGTGCTCCTGGCGGGGACCGAGGAACAAAAGCGCCGCTTCCTTACCCCCCTCACGCACAAGCCCGCCCTGGCGGCCTTTGCCCTCAGCGAGCCCGGCAACGGCTCCGACGCCGCCGCCCTCAAGACCCGGGCGGTGCGCCAAGGGGACCATTACCTGCTGAACGGCACGAAGATGTGGATCTCCAACGGCGGGGAGGCGGAATGGGTGGTGGTCTTCGCCACCCTGAACCCCGAGCTCCGCCACAAGGGGGTGGTGGCCCTGGTGGTGGAGAAGGGCACCCCGGGCTTTAGCGCCGTGAAGATCCACGGAAAGATGGGGCAAAGGGCCTCGGGGACCTATGAGCTGGTGTTTGAGAACGTGAAGGTGCCCGTGGAAAACCGCCTCGGGGAGGAGGGCGAGGGGTTCAAGATCGCCATGAACACCCTTAACAAAACCCGCATCCCCGTGGCGGCGGGCAGCGTGGGGGTGGCCCGGCGGGCCCTGGACGAGGCCAAGAAGTACGCCAAGGAGCGGGAAGCCTTCGGCCAGCCCATCGCGAACTTCCAGGCCATCCAGTTCAAGCTGGCGGATATGCTCATCGGCATTGAAACCGCCCGCATGTACACCTACTACGCCGCCTGGCTGGCGGACCAGGGCCTTCCCCACGCCCACGCCAGCGCCATCGCCAAGGCCTACGCCTCGGAGATCGCCTTTGAGGCCGCCAACCAGGCCATCCAGATCCACGGGGGTTATGGCTACGTGCGGGAGTTCCCGGTGGAGAAACTGCTGCGGGACGTGAAGCTCAACCAGATCTACGAGGGCACCAACGAGATCCAGAGGCTCATCATCGCCAGGCACATCCTGGCGGAATAG
- a CDS encoding TRAP transporter substrate-binding protein, translating to MRRRQFLLKAGVGLAASLSFRAFAQATPQVRWRLVSSYPRSLDTLYGGAEDLAKRVAELTGERFQIRVYQAGEIVPGGQVLDAVQQGTVEAGHTYGPFYVGKNPTLAFDGGVPFGMTYRQHNAWMRHGGGLELLRQVYADFGVLQFPGGNTGAQMGGWFRKEIRTLADLKGLRMRIPGLGGLVIGRLGVVPQTLAAGDIYPALERGTIDATEFSGPYDDEKLGFYKVARYYYYPSFWEPSAQLSFLVSQREWQRLPKEFQEAFQVAAAEVNLTMMAKYDAQNPPALNRLLKAGVRLRRWPAEIMKKALEEARALYEEQAAKDATYRKVYAAYWAFRNEQYRWFSVAELGYESFAFPTV from the coding sequence ATGAGGCGGCGGCAGTTCCTTCTAAAGGCAGGGGTGGGCCTGGCGGCAAGCCTTTCCTTTAGGGCCTTCGCCCAGGCCACCCCCCAGGTGCGCTGGCGGCTTGTCTCCAGCTACCCCAGGAGCCTGGATACCCTCTACGGGGGCGCCGAGGACCTGGCCAAGCGGGTGGCGGAGCTCACCGGGGAGCGCTTTCAGATCCGGGTCTACCAGGCGGGGGAGATCGTGCCCGGGGGCCAGGTGCTGGATGCGGTCCAGCAGGGGACCGTGGAGGCGGGCCACACCTACGGCCCCTTCTACGTGGGAAAGAACCCGACCCTGGCCTTTGACGGGGGCGTGCCCTTCGGCATGACCTACCGGCAACACAACGCCTGGATGCGCCATGGCGGGGGCTTGGAGCTCCTGCGCCAGGTCTATGCCGACTTTGGCGTGCTCCAGTTCCCCGGGGGCAACACCGGGGCCCAGATGGGGGGATGGTTCCGCAAGGAGATCCGGACCTTGGCCGACCTCAAGGGCCTGCGCATGCGCATTCCTGGCCTTGGCGGCCTGGTGATAGGGCGGCTTGGGGTGGTGCCCCAGACCCTGGCCGCGGGGGACATCTACCCGGCCCTGGAGCGGGGCACCATAGACGCCACCGAGTTTTCCGGCCCCTATGACGACGAGAAGCTGGGCTTTTACAAGGTGGCCCGCTACTACTACTACCCCTCCTTCTGGGAGCCCAGCGCCCAGCTCTCCTTCCTGGTTTCCCAAAGGGAGTGGCAACGGCTTCCCAAGGAGTTCCAGGAGGCCTTCCAGGTGGCGGCCGCGGAGGTCAACCTCACCATGATGGCCAAGTACGACGCCCAGAACCCCCCGGCCCTGAACCGCCTCCTCAAGGCGGGGGTGCGCCTGCGCCGCTGGCCCGCGGAGATCATGAAGAAGGCCCTCGAGGAGGCCCGGGCCCTCTACGAGGAGCAGGCAGCCAAGGACGCCACCTACCGCAAGGTGTACGCCGCCTACTGGGCCTTCCGCAACGAGCAGTACCGCTGGTTCTCCGTGGCGGAGCTGGGCTACGAAAGCTTCGCCTTCCCCACCGTCTAG
- a CDS encoding electron transfer flavoprotein subunit alpha/FixB family protein, protein MILVVLDHDGSRLRKASLEALTRARRLAEALGERVAGVLLAEGQAPVEEARGHVETLYVAELGPYTAEKWAAGILEAAKAGVKAIVAPSSRQSRTYLGRVAYALKAGLLEDTLDSWAEGGQVYATRYAYLNRVTQKVRSALPVVLTVKPNTTPLAEPLGAQGEVVALSLPPVATVEVLERVQEEKKGVSLTEADVVVTGGRGLGSPEAFQKVEELAALLGGAVGATRAVVDAGWRPYSEQVGQTGKTVQPSLYIALGVSGAVQHLAGMNKSKYIVAVNKDPEAPIFKHADYGIVGDVHQVLPALIHAVKKLKD, encoded by the coding sequence ATGATCCTGGTGGTTTTGGACCACGATGGAAGCAGGTTGAGGAAGGCGAGCCTCGAGGCCCTCACCCGGGCCCGAAGGCTGGCGGAGGCCCTAGGGGAACGGGTTGCCGGGGTGCTTTTGGCTGAGGGCCAAGCCCCTGTGGAGGAGGCCCGAGGCCACGTGGAGACCCTTTACGTGGCCGAGCTCGGCCCCTACACCGCGGAGAAGTGGGCGGCGGGCATCCTGGAGGCCGCCAAGGCGGGGGTGAAGGCCATCGTGGCCCCCTCCTCCCGGCAAAGCCGCACCTATTTGGGCCGGGTGGCCTACGCCTTGAAGGCGGGGCTACTGGAGGACACCCTGGACTCCTGGGCGGAAGGGGGCCAGGTCTACGCCACCCGCTACGCCTACCTGAACCGGGTGACGCAGAAGGTGCGAAGCGCCCTCCCCGTGGTGCTCACGGTAAAGCCCAACACCACCCCCTTGGCCGAACCCCTGGGCGCTCAGGGCGAGGTGGTGGCCCTGAGCCTGCCCCCCGTGGCCACGGTGGAGGTGCTGGAGAGGGTGCAGGAGGAGAAAAAGGGCGTCTCCCTCACCGAGGCGGACGTGGTGGTCACGGGCGGCCGCGGCCTGGGGAGTCCGGAGGCCTTCCAAAAGGTGGAGGAGCTGGCCGCCCTCCTGGGCGGGGCCGTGGGGGCCACCCGGGCGGTGGTGGATGCCGGCTGGCGGCCCTACAGCGAACAGGTGGGCCAGACCGGAAAGACCGTGCAACCCTCCCTCTACATCGCCCTGGGGGTTTCTGGGGCGGTGCAGCACCTGGCGGGGATGAACAAGAGCAAGTACATCGTGGCGGTGAACAAGGACCCCGAGGCCCCCATCTTCAAGCATGCGGACTACGGCATCGTGGGGGATGTGCACCAGGTGCTTCCCGCCCTGATCCATGCGGTGAAGAAACTGAAGGACTAG
- a CDS encoding acyl-CoA carboxylase subunit beta: MADNAKLILDELLAELEERRKKVFLGGGEERIRKQHQQGKLTARERIEYLLDPGSFVELMPFAEHLETGLMEGLEAPADGVVTGYGTIGGRLVFVFSQDFTVLGGSLGKMHGRKIASLMDLAAKVGAPIIGLNDSAGARIQEGVDSLSGYGEVFYRNAIYSGVVPQISAILGPCAGGAVYSPAMTDFILMSRGTSYMFITGPEVIKSVTREEVSFEELGGADVHMERSGVAHLEGQNDQEVLDLIKKLLSYLPQNSREKPPVVEPQDDPHRPTPELLEIVHPDAKRPYNMHQVIKTLLDDGEFLEIQPGFARNIIVGLGRLGGYPVGVVANNPRFMAGALDINASDKAARFIRTMDAFNIPILTLVDVTGFLPGVAQEHGGIIRHGAKMLFAYAEATVPKITLIARKAYGGAYLAMNSKDMGADVVLAWPTAAVAVMGAEGAANIIYRKEIQSSPNPEETRRRKIEEYRRAFDNPWVAAGRGYIDDVIDPAHTRRLLYQHLRMLWNKKEERPFKKHDNIPL; the protein is encoded by the coding sequence ATGGCCGATAACGCCAAGCTCATCCTGGACGAGCTACTGGCCGAGCTGGAGGAAAGGCGAAAAAAGGTCTTCCTTGGCGGGGGTGAAGAGCGCATCCGCAAACAGCACCAGCAGGGTAAGCTCACCGCCCGCGAGCGAATAGAATACCTCCTGGACCCAGGAAGCTTCGTGGAGCTCATGCCCTTCGCCGAGCACCTGGAAACCGGGCTCATGGAGGGCCTCGAGGCCCCGGCGGACGGGGTGGTGACCGGCTACGGCACCATCGGGGGCCGCCTGGTCTTCGTCTTCAGCCAGGACTTCACCGTCTTGGGAGGGTCCTTGGGCAAGATGCACGGGCGCAAGATCGCCAGCCTCATGGACCTGGCGGCCAAGGTGGGCGCGCCCATCATCGGCCTCAACGACTCCGCCGGCGCCCGCATCCAGGAAGGGGTGGACAGCCTCTCCGGCTACGGGGAGGTCTTCTACCGCAACGCCATCTACTCCGGGGTGGTGCCCCAGATCTCCGCCATTCTGGGGCCTTGCGCCGGGGGAGCCGTCTACAGCCCCGCCATGACCGATTTCATCCTCATGAGCCGCGGCACCAGCTACATGTTCATCACCGGCCCCGAGGTGATCAAGAGCGTCACCCGGGAGGAGGTGAGCTTTGAGGAGCTGGGGGGGGCGGACGTGCACATGGAAAGGAGCGGGGTGGCCCACCTGGAGGGCCAAAACGACCAGGAGGTGCTGGACCTCATCAAAAAGCTCCTTTCCTACCTTCCCCAAAACAGCCGGGAGAAGCCCCCGGTGGTGGAGCCCCAGGACGACCCCCACCGCCCCACCCCGGAGCTCCTGGAGATCGTCCATCCGGACGCCAAGCGGCCTTACAACATGCACCAGGTGATCAAAACCCTCCTGGATGACGGGGAATTCTTGGAGATCCAGCCCGGCTTCGCCCGGAACATCATCGTGGGTTTAGGCCGGCTCGGCGGTTACCCCGTGGGGGTAGTGGCCAACAACCCCCGCTTCATGGCCGGGGCCCTGGACATCAACGCCTCCGACAAGGCCGCCCGGTTCATCCGCACCATGGACGCCTTCAACATCCCCATCCTCACCCTGGTGGACGTAACCGGCTTCCTGCCCGGGGTGGCCCAGGAGCACGGGGGGATCATCCGCCACGGGGCCAAGATGCTCTTCGCCTACGCCGAGGCCACGGTGCCCAAGATCACCCTCATCGCCCGCAAGGCCTACGGGGGGGCCTACCTGGCCATGAACTCCAAGGACATGGGGGCGGACGTGGTCCTGGCCTGGCCCACGGCGGCGGTGGCGGTGATGGGGGCCGAAGGGGCGGCCAACATCATCTACCGCAAGGAGATCCAATCCTCCCCCAACCCCGAGGAGACCCGCCGCCGCAAGATCGAGGAGTACCGCCGGGCCTTTGACAACCCTTGGGTGGCGGCGGGCCGGGGCTACATCGACGACGTGATCGACCCCGCCCACACCCGGCGCCTCCTCTACCAGCACCTAAGGATGCTCTGGAACAAAAAGGAGGAGCGGCCCTTCAAGAAGCACGACAACATCCCTCTTTAG
- the fdhF gene encoding formate dehydrogenase subunit alpha: protein MRTTCPYCGVGCQVEPRLREGRIVEVRGAEIPPNHGALCVKGRFGLDFPFSKKRLLYPMVRESRQEPFRRVSWEEALDHAARKLLEVLQRKGPKALAVFPSAKTTNEEVYLAQKLARALLGTNHVDHCSRLCHSSSTAALSRSLGGASMTNPIEDIWKTDLFLVVGSNTTETHPVIGAMIKKRVRQGARLLVVDPRYTGMAEAATLWLRPRPGTDLFLFNAMARYILEEGLWDQEYVKERTEGFAEWQASLDPYTLEEAERLTGVEKEKIALAARLYATTERAGAYWAMGLTQHTKGTATVQALVNLALLTGKVGREGAGLNPLRGQNNVQGAGDMGGLPDVFPGYLKVSDVTARRRFEALWGVSLNPEPGLRMTEVFAAIPEVEALYLIGEDPVTSEPYQDHLKAKLEALPFLIVQDILENETTPFAHVVLPAASFLEKDGTFTNTDRRVQRVRKILDPPGEARPDWWITRELGKRLAQALGRPWTLHPGPEAIWEEIRRAVPEMMGGITYRRLEEQGVRWPCPQEDHPGEAVLFRQRFNTPSGKARFIPVHFTPPAETPSEEYPLVLSTGRVLYHWHGGTLSRNSRLQEAYPELKVEVNPKDAQRLGIGDGEPIQVVSRRGRIRARAWVTDRTPEGVVYAPFHFAEAPANRLTQDALDPISRIPEYKVAAVRLEKLD, encoded by the coding sequence GTGCGCACCACCTGTCCCTATTGCGGCGTGGGCTGCCAGGTGGAACCCAGGCTGAGGGAGGGCCGCATCGTGGAGGTGCGGGGCGCCGAGATCCCCCCCAACCACGGGGCCCTCTGCGTGAAGGGCCGCTTTGGCCTGGACTTCCCCTTCTCCAAAAAGCGCCTCCTCTACCCCATGGTGCGGGAAAGCCGCCAAGAGCCCTTCCGCCGGGTGAGCTGGGAGGAAGCCCTGGACCATGCGGCCCGAAAGCTTCTGGAAGTCCTCCAGCGAAAGGGTCCCAAGGCCCTGGCCGTCTTCCCCTCCGCCAAGACCACCAACGAGGAGGTCTACCTGGCCCAGAAGCTGGCCCGGGCCCTTCTTGGGACCAACCACGTGGACCACTGCTCCCGCCTCTGCCACTCCTCCTCCACCGCCGCCCTTTCCCGCTCCCTGGGCGGGGCCAGCATGACCAACCCCATAGAGGACATCTGGAAAACCGATCTCTTCCTGGTGGTGGGCTCCAACACCACGGAAACCCACCCGGTGATCGGGGCCATGATCAAGAAAAGGGTCCGGCAGGGGGCAAGGCTCCTCGTGGTGGACCCCCGGTACACGGGCATGGCCGAGGCGGCCACCCTTTGGCTCCGCCCCCGCCCAGGCACGGACCTCTTCCTCTTCAACGCCATGGCCCGGTACATCCTGGAGGAGGGCCTTTGGGACCAGGAATACGTCAAGGAGCGCACGGAGGGCTTTGCCGAGTGGCAGGCCTCCCTGGACCCCTATACCCTCGAGGAGGCCGAGCGCCTCACGGGGGTGGAAAAGGAGAAGATCGCCCTGGCCGCGAGGCTCTACGCCACCACGGAAAGGGCTGGGGCCTACTGGGCCATGGGCCTCACCCAGCACACCAAGGGAACGGCCACCGTCCAGGCCCTGGTGAACCTGGCCCTCCTCACGGGCAAGGTGGGCCGGGAAGGGGCGGGCCTAAACCCCTTGCGGGGCCAGAACAACGTGCAGGGGGCGGGGGACATGGGGGGCCTGCCCGACGTCTTCCCGGGGTACCTGAAGGTGTCGGATGTAACGGCCAGGCGGCGCTTTGAAGCCCTCTGGGGGGTGAGCCTAAACCCCGAGCCCGGCCTGCGCATGACCGAGGTGTTTGCCGCCATCCCCGAGGTGGAAGCCCTCTACCTCATCGGGGAGGACCCGGTGACCAGCGAGCCTTACCAGGACCACCTGAAGGCCAAGCTGGAAGCCCTTCCCTTCCTCATCGTCCAGGACATCCTGGAAAACGAGACCACCCCCTTCGCCCACGTGGTCCTGCCCGCGGCCAGCTTCCTGGAAAAGGACGGCACCTTCACCAACACCGACCGCCGGGTCCAGCGGGTGCGAAAAATCCTGGACCCCCCAGGCGAGGCCCGTCCCGACTGGTGGATCACCCGGGAACTGGGAAAACGCCTGGCCCAGGCCCTGGGCCGCCCCTGGACCCTCCACCCGGGCCCCGAGGCCATCTGGGAGGAGATCCGCCGGGCGGTTCCGGAAATGATGGGCGGGATCACCTATCGGCGCCTGGAGGAGCAAGGCGTGCGTTGGCCCTGCCCCCAGGAGGACCACCCCGGCGAGGCGGTGCTTTTCCGCCAGCGCTTCAACACCCCCTCGGGGAAGGCCCGCTTTATCCCAGTCCACTTCACCCCGCCGGCGGAAACCCCCTCGGAGGAGTACCCCCTGGTCCTCTCCACCGGCCGGGTGCTCTACCACTGGCACGGGGGCACCCTAAGCCGCAACAGCCGGCTCCAGGAGGCCTACCCGGAGCTCAAGGTGGAGGTGAACCCGAAGGACGCCCAAAGGTTAGGGATCGGGGACGGGGAGCCCATCCAGGTGGTGAGCCGCCGGGGCCGGATCCGGGCCCGGGCCTGGGTCACGGACCGCACCCCCGAAGGGGTGGTCTACGCCCCCTTCCACTTCGCCGAGGCCCCCGCCAACCGCCTCACCCAAGACGCCCTGGACCCCATAAGCCGCATCCCCGAGTACAAGGTGGCGGCGGTACGCCTGGAGAAACTGGACTGA
- a CDS encoding response regulator transcription factor, producing the protein MARILLVEDEPLVAHLVRRILERAGHQVDWAASGQAALERLSEPYDLLVCDLVMPGVSGLEVIQKVRALGLSSPILALSASVSERSRQEALEAGAQAFLGKPFESQALLAQVEALLAARG; encoded by the coding sequence ATGGCCCGCATCCTTCTGGTTGAGGACGAGCCCTTGGTGGCCCACCTGGTGCGCCGGATCCTGGAGCGGGCGGGGCACCAGGTGGACTGGGCCGCTTCCGGCCAGGCGGCCTTGGAGAGGCTATCCGAGCCCTACGACCTTTTGGTGTGCGATCTGGTGATGCCGGGGGTTTCGGGCCTGGAGGTGATCCAAAAGGTACGGGCGCTTGGCCTTTCCAGCCCCATTCTGGCCCTTTCCGCCAGCGTTTCCGAAAGAAGCCGGCAGGAGGCCTTGGAGGCGGGGGCGCAGGCCTTTTTGGGCAAGCCCTTTGAGTCCCAGGCGCTTCTGGCCCAGGTGGAGGCGCTTTTAGCGGCGAGGGGTTAA
- a CDS encoding ATP-binding protein: MRSVGQWEILGRFQRALLKDLEPIQILRNLLEVATEEGVERAALFLYHKGTRELVGEVASGRGRHYTVSSIALPLHARGPVQEAFFAEGPVKVGEEWLLPVVGEETSYCWADPESRCTERPRASRETRALVCPSCPRFAPKGVLSLEGVPQALRPLLPLLAQLTALALKNGELWAERNRAFAQLFRHVEALSHVTALAREVGRVLEPNAVLETLARSLSERFGFFRVTVALIKGEGSGRLGAYLEGYLTLKGEALYWTEGRSRIHLPLGASSDPLARAVREGRTLLVDRHQLPPHVAPEVGARVAFVPILAEGEPLGAVAVDHGPGGPAVSEEEVRYVELLAGVAGVALRNSQLYREKTQLSLALAAERKRLSEILEELPDGVVVLFGEQGYANSRAREALGLRREMALEDLPASLGPALEGGRVEVSLGGATYSVRGKQVEGMRILVLHDITERTRMERALRDQVAFTQALVDLAQEALRERDLAALGRGVVERLRGLFAADEGLFFLEVEGVPRVLYATCPLPEGPPQPNLLRRALDRVAVGQEGGFAPLGAETLGPEDCALAEALGLKSALVVPFGAGEARGAVLVGYRKERRFSERLLARLAQVGTLLALSVQKARFLELLELEEERLKALLEHSQDVIYVLDGEGMIRFVSASVRHVLGYDPEGYKRARVNGLEFVHPDDRPVAEALFRELLSSPSEVRTGEFRVLHADGTPIPMEAWGQNLLEDPRVRGVVVDLHDLRPRLEAERLKGEFIAAVSHELRTPLAVIMGLAELLREEGLSETARESVDLILESSFRLKTMVDNLLDTSRLEAGRFEVSKRPVNLKPLLLDLARSFQGVARLSGVAFEVEVADLPLLEADPDRVLQVVGNLLSNAFKFTPPGGRVRLRAWEEAGSVRVEVEDTGPGIPKEELPRLFQRYARAKNASARGVSGTGLGLFISKHIVEAHGGRIEVESEEGKGSLFRVILPVYGPHPSG, from the coding sequence ATGCGATCTGTGGGTCAGTGGGAGATTCTTGGGCGATTCCAGCGGGCGCTGCTAAAGGATTTGGAGCCCATTCAGATTTTGCGCAACCTCCTGGAGGTGGCCACGGAGGAAGGGGTGGAACGGGCGGCCCTGTTCCTCTACCACAAGGGCACCCGGGAACTGGTGGGGGAGGTGGCCTCGGGCCGAGGGCGGCACTACACGGTTTCCTCCATCGCCCTGCCCCTCCACGCCAGGGGGCCTGTGCAGGAGGCTTTTTTCGCCGAGGGCCCCGTAAAGGTGGGGGAGGAGTGGCTGTTGCCCGTGGTGGGGGAGGAGACCTCGTACTGCTGGGCGGACCCCGAATCCCGGTGCACGGAGCGCCCCCGGGCGAGCCGGGAAACCCGGGCCCTGGTCTGCCCCAGTTGCCCCCGGTTTGCCCCTAAGGGGGTGCTCAGCCTGGAAGGGGTTCCCCAGGCCCTAAGGCCCCTTCTTCCCCTTCTCGCCCAGCTCACCGCCCTGGCCCTGAAAAACGGCGAGCTTTGGGCGGAGCGCAACCGGGCCTTTGCCCAGCTGTTCCGCCACGTGGAGGCGCTTTCCCACGTGACCGCCCTGGCCAGGGAGGTGGGGCGGGTCCTCGAGCCCAATGCGGTGCTGGAAACCCTGGCCCGCTCCCTCTCGGAGCGGTTTGGCTTTTTCCGGGTGACGGTGGCCTTGATCAAGGGGGAGGGCTCGGGTCGCCTTGGTGCCTACCTGGAGGGGTACCTGACCCTCAAGGGGGAAGCCCTTTACTGGACGGAAGGGCGTAGCCGCATCCACCTTCCCCTCGGGGCCTCCTCCGATCCCTTGGCCCGGGCGGTGCGGGAGGGAAGGACCCTCTTGGTGGATAGGCACCAGCTTCCTCCCCACGTGGCCCCGGAGGTGGGGGCCCGGGTGGCCTTCGTGCCCATCCTGGCGGAGGGTGAGCCCTTGGGGGCGGTGGCCGTGGACCACGGGCCCGGGGGGCCCGCGGTGAGCGAGGAGGAGGTGCGCTATGTGGAGCTCCTTGCGGGGGTGGCAGGGGTGGCCCTCAGGAACTCCCAGCTTTACCGGGAAAAGACGCAGCTCTCCCTGGCCCTGGCCGCGGAAAGGAAGCGGCTTTCGGAGATTTTGGAGGAGCTTCCCGATGGGGTGGTGGTGCTCTTTGGGGAGCAGGGTTACGCCAACAGCCGGGCGCGGGAGGCCTTGGGTCTGAGGCGGGAGATGGCCCTGGAGGACCTGCCCGCAAGCCTGGGGCCTGCCCTGGAAGGGGGGCGGGTGGAGGTTAGCCTGGGCGGGGCCACCTACAGCGTCCGGGGCAAACAGGTGGAGGGGATGCGCATCCTGGTCCTCCACGACATCACCGAGCGCACCCGCATGGAGCGGGCCCTCCGGGACCAGGTGGCCTTCACCCAGGCCCTGGTGGACCTGGCCCAGGAGGCCCTGCGGGAGCGGGACCTCGCCGCCTTGGGCCGCGGGGTGGTGGAGCGCCTGAGGGGCCTCTTTGCCGCGGATGAGGGGCTCTTTTTCCTCGAGGTGGAGGGGGTGCCCAGGGTGCTCTACGCCACCTGCCCCCTTCCCGAGGGCCCCCCTCAGCCCAACCTTCTGCGGAGGGCCCTGGACCGGGTGGCGGTTGGGCAGGAGGGAGGGTTTGCCCCCTTGGGGGCCGAAACCCTCGGCCCGGAGGACTGCGCCCTGGCCGAGGCCCTGGGGCTCAAAAGCGCCCTGGTGGTGCCCTTTGGGGCAGGGGAGGCGCGGGGTGCGGTGCTGGTGGGCTACCGGAAGGAGCGGCGCTTTTCCGAAAGGCTTCTTGCCCGGCTGGCCCAGGTGGGGACCCTCTTGGCCCTCTCGGTGCAGAAGGCCCGCTTCCTGGAGCTTCTGGAGCTGGAGGAGGAGCGCCTCAAGGCTCTTTTGGAGCATTCCCAGGATGTCATCTACGTTCTTGACGGGGAGGGGATGATCCGCTTTGTGAGCGCCAGCGTACGCCACGTGCTGGGCTACGATCCCGAGGGGTATAAGCGGGCAAGGGTTAACGGTCTGGAGTTCGTCCATCCCGATGACCGCCCCGTGGCGGAGGCCTTATTCCGGGAGCTTCTTTCCTCCCCCTCGGAGGTGCGCACGGGCGAGTTTCGCGTCCTCCATGCGGACGGCACCCCCATCCCCATGGAGGCCTGGGGGCAAAACCTCCTGGAGGACCCCCGGGTGCGGGGGGTGGTGGTGGACCTTCACGACCTCAGGCCCCGGTTGGAGGCGGAGCGGCTTAAGGGGGAGTTCATCGCCGCGGTGAGCCATGAGCTCAGGACCCCTCTGGCGGTGATCATGGGCCTGGCGGAGCTCCTGCGGGAGGAGGGCCTTTCCGAAACCGCCCGGGAATCCGTGGACCTGATCCTAGAGAGTTCCTTTCGCCTCAAGACCATGGTGGACAACCTCCTGGACACCAGCCGCCTCGAGGCGGGGCGGTTTGAGGTTTCCAAAAGGCCGGTCAACCTGAAGCCCCTCTTGCTGGACCTGGCCCGAAGCTTCCAGGGGGTGGCCCGGCTTTCCGGGGTGGCTTTTGAGGTGGAGGTGGCGGACCTGCCCCTTCTGGAAGCCGACCCTGACCGCGTGCTCCAGGTGGTGGGGAATCTGCTCTCCAATGCCTTCAAGTTCACCCCGCCAGGGGGAAGGGTACGCCTTCGGGCCTGGGAGGAGGCGGGAAGCGTGAGGGTGGAGGTGGAGGACACCGGCCCGGGCATTCCCAAGGAGGAGCTTCCCAGGCTTTTCCAGCGCTACGCCAGGGCCAAGAACGCCAGCGCCCGGGGGGTGTCGGGCACGGGGCTTGGCCTTTTCATCTCCAAGCACATCGTGGAGGCCCACGGGGGCCGGATTGAGGTGGAAAGCGAGGAGGGGAAGGGAAGCCTCTTTAGGGTTATCCTGCCTGTGTATGGCCCGCATCCTTCTGGTTGA
- a CDS encoding electron transfer flavoprotein subunit beta/FixA family protein — protein sequence MKFIAVIRQVPDGESRLRIQGDRVDLSGATLILDQMDEYGVEEALRLKEKHGGEAVVVGFGPERTEEAIRTALAMGMDRGIHVVYEGYADPVTVAEALAPILKEESPTLILTGGQQADWDSQALGGALAEALGVPVVAWTTALELEGETAKAKHDLDEGAEWVRVRLPAVFTTQQGLNEPRYPTLPGIMKAKKKEIKKVPFGGGSRVEILQESIQEKTRLQKVLDGKDPVAAAEELVRLLHEEAKVI from the coding sequence ATGAAGTTCATAGCGGTCATCAGGCAGGTACCGGACGGGGAAAGCAGGCTTAGGATCCAAGGGGACCGGGTGGACCTTTCCGGGGCCACCCTGATCCTAGACCAGATGGACGAGTACGGGGTGGAGGAGGCCCTTCGCCTCAAGGAGAAGCACGGGGGGGAGGCAGTGGTGGTGGGCTTCGGCCCGGAGCGCACCGAGGAGGCCATCCGCACCGCCTTGGCCATGGGGATGGATCGGGGCATCCACGTGGTTTACGAGGGCTATGCGGATCCCGTGACCGTGGCCGAGGCCCTGGCCCCCATCCTGAAGGAGGAGTCCCCCACCCTTATCCTGACGGGGGGGCAGCAGGCGGACTGGGATAGCCAGGCCCTGGGCGGGGCCCTGGCGGAGGCCCTGGGCGTCCCGGTGGTGGCCTGGACCACCGCCCTCGAGCTGGAAGGGGAAACCGCCAAGGCCAAGCACGACCTGGACGAGGGGGCCGAGTGGGTCCGGGTGCGGCTTCCTGCGGTCTTCACCACGCAACAGGGCTTGAACGAGCCCCGCTACCCCACCCTGCCCGGCATCATGAAGGCCAAGAAGAAGGAGATCAAAAAGGTCCCCTTTGGCGGCGGAAGCCGGGTGGAGATCCTGCAGGAGAGCATCCAGGAGAAAACCCGGCTTCAGAAGGTTCTGGATGGCAAGGATCCCGTGGCCGCGGCCGAGGAGCTGGTGCGGCTTTTGCACGAGGAAGCCAAGGTGATTTGA